The sequence TCATCATCAATACAAGCTTTTTCGAAATGGCAAGTAAGACTAAGCCCAGGATAATGGCGGTGGCACCGATGACAGCGAAGATTTCCAAATATCCCAGTGTGGCTGTCAGGGAGGCTAACTGTCCGGCCAGAAGACTCGCCACCCCTATGGCAGCCATCCAAACCCCCATCAGCAAGGATGCGATTTTAACAGGTGCTACTTTACTGACGAGCGACAAACCGACAGGCGATAAAAAGAGTTCTCCAAGGGTGTGCAGAAGGTAAGTAAAGACGATAAACAGTAAGTTTGCCTTCATGGTAATATTCTGTTCATCCGAACCCGTTTGCATGACTGCGGGAATGAGGATCATAAATCCGAGTCCGAGGAGAATCATTCCGATTCCCATTTTTGTCGTCATGTTCAGGTCGCCTCTATTTGACCTTGAAAGCTTTAACCAGACACTTGAAAGAATCGGTGCCAGAATCACAATGAACAAGGGGTTAACAGATTGGAACCAGGCGACAGGAATAGTATAGCCGAACACTTCTCGATCGATGAAATTTTTCGTATACAGAGTGAACGAGCTTCCTGCCTGTTCAAAGCCAGCCCAGAAGAAAACGACAAAGCAGGCTAGGATTAGAATGGCTCTTGTCCGCTGCTTTTCTTTCATCGACAGAGGAACATTCTGGTTCTCGTTCGCTTCTTCTGCCAGTGCTTTATTGGGCCTTAATCCAACGTTTCCAAGATACTTATTATTTAATGTGCTAAAGATGATTTGTCCAGTAACCATTCCGATGGAGGATGCAAGGAAAGCCCATTTAAATCCATAGTGCATCGTACCATCCGCAAGTGTTTTGAGAAATAAATCCTCTGCGAGAAACCCTGCAATAAGCGGTGCGAATAATGCTCCCAGATTAATTCCCATATAAAAGATCGTAAATGCTGCATCCTTTCGTTTATCATTTCGTGGATAGAGCTCACCAACCAGGGTTGAGATATTCGGTTTGAAGAATCCATTTCCGATTACTAGAAGGGCTAATCCTGCATATAGCCCAGTTTGGGAGTGGGTAAGGAAGATTAAAAAATCCCCGCATGCCATTGTGATGCCCCCAATGGTAATCGCTCTTCTCAATCCTATATAGCGGTCTGTCATCCACCCTCCGAATATTGGTGTGAAATATACACTTCCGGTATAAATTCCATAGATGGATAATGCCTTGGCAGGATCCACACCCAATCCCCCGCTTACAAATGCAGTTGTTAGATAGAGGACGAGAAGAGCCCTCATGCCATAGTAACTGTACCGTTCCCATAATTCTGTGAAGAACAAGAGATATAACCCTTTCGGATGTTTCTTACCTTGAGGTAAATTGTCCAGTGTTGATGAGTTCACTATATCACTCCTGTTTCTTTGATGTTTTTTATTGTGTTAATGATTAAGGGGCTACAGTAAACTTCCTACGAATCCATTCATAGTATTCCCGTTCCCTTCATAGGCATGTACAAAAAGGGGCGGTGGGAAAAATGGAGTTTAATGGTTGTTTATATTGTGGTCACCCTGATTTGACGGAAAGTGAAATATTCTTAAGGGAAGAATATGGTGATGGGTTTACGATTCTGCCTCATGGACAAAAGATCAGGGGGAATATTGGCTTTTACTTCTGTGAGAACTGTGGGTATCTTCATCCGTTTCAAAAAGAGATAAGAAAGAAATTTGAAAGAGAAGCGATTGAAAAATCCAATCGTATTAGATGGAATATTCGGTAAACATGATTTGTAGTAATCTGGCAAATGACGGTATAATACGGGAAGGGAGGGAGTCAAATGAATACATATCCAGATACGAAGAAAACTCTTCAATTAATTAAGGAGCTTGTAGAAATTCCAAGTCCTTCAGGAAACACGAATAAAATTATGAATTTTGTTGAGGAATATCTTTCAGACCTAAATGTAGAAATGAAAAGAAACCGAAAAGGTGCACTGATCATTACGCTACCTGGCGAAGACACAGAAAGACATCGCATGCTGACGGCACATGTGGACGCTCTTGGCGCCATGGTCAAGGAAATCAAGAGTGATGGACGTTTGCGTTTATCCATGATTGGTGGATTCAGATGGAATGCAGTCGAAGGGGAGTATTGTCAGATTGAAACCTCTTCAGGCAGAACCTACACTGGAACCATCCTTATGCATCAAACATCCGTTCACGTATACAAAAATGCAGGTGAAGCAAAACGGGATGAAACGAATATAGAAGTTCGTATTGATGAAAAGGTCGGAAATGCCAAGGAAGTAAGAGAGCTTGGTATAGAAGTGGGGGACTTTGTTTCTTTCGATCCTCGTGCTGAAATTACAGAAAGCGGGTTTATTAAATCTCGCCATTTAGATGATAAGGCGAGTGTGGGTATGCTTCTCTGCTTGATTCGCCAAATCAAATCAGAAGGAATCGCTCTTCCTTATACGACCCACTTCTTAATATCCAATAATGAAGAAATAGGATACGGCGGGAATTCTAATATTCCTGACGAAACCGTTGAATATCTGGCAGTGGATATGGGAGCAATCGGTGATGGTCAATCAACGGATGAATACACCGTATCTATTTGTGCAAAGGACTCAAGTGGACCCTATCATTACGAATTGCGTAAACACTTAGTCTCATTAGCTGAAGAAAACGGGATCGAATATAAAGTCGATATTTATCCTTACTATGGTTCCGATGCATCAGCCGCGATCCGTGCAGGCTTTGACATCGTTCATGGACTGATCGGTGCGGGGATCGATGCTTCTCATGCATATGAGCGAACGCATGAATCCTCGATTCTCAATACGGAAAAATTACTTTGGCAATATGTTCAATCAAAGATGGTTGAGGAGTAAAGTGAAGCCTTTGATCACCCTTATTATGGGTGTGATCAAAGGCTTTTTTGTTTTAGTCATCGTGAATGGGGGTATGGTGACAATTGTGTGAGAAAAGTTTGTTTTGATTATTGGAGGTATTTCTCTTATCAAAGCGAAGATGATAAGATAAAATAGATACAATATTAATACAAAAGAGGTAAGCAAATGATTACATATAACCTGTTAGACAGCATTAAATTAAAAACCATTTACGGTGAATTGCCTTCAGAAATAAACGAAATTCATGTCGATTCCAGAAAAGTGACAGAAGGAAGCTTGTTTGTATGTATAAGAGGCTACACAGTGGATGGACATGATTATGCACAGATGGCCGTTGAAAAAGGAGCCACCCTGATTGTTGCAGAAAAACAATTAGATATTGATTTAAATCATGCGGCATTAGTCGTAGTTAAAGACTCATTCAAAGCCTTGGCTCAATTATCCAATAAGTATTATGATTACCCTTCACAAAAGTTAACGGTTTTCGGTATAACCGGTACAAACGGGAAGACCACAGTGAGTAACCTGATCCATTCCATCCTGAAAAAAGACAGCCGGAGCTCCGCATTATCCGGCACAATCGGCTTTAATCTAGATGGAGAACTGCTACCGAGTGAAAACACAACCTGTGACAACTTAACGAACCAGCAGATGCTTCAAAGAGCAATCAATCGCGATATCCAGAATTTCACCCTTGAAGTATCCTCACACGGACTCGCGTTGGGGAGATTATGGGGTATCGACTTTGATGTGGTGGCTTTCACCAATTTAAGTCATGACCATTTGGATTATCATGGGACGATGGAACATTATGGATATGCGAAAGGGTTATTGTTCTCACAATTAGGTCAAGACTTACAAGATCCAAAGTACGTTGTTCTTAATGCAGATGACGAATGGTATGAGCGCTACAGCTATATGACTCCTCATGAAGTGATCAGCTATGGGCTAGAAGGGCACGCTGACTTTAAGGCAGAAGATGTAGAGTATTATAATGATTTAACGAAGTTCACGCTGGCTTCTCCTGAAGGAAACTTTAAGGTGGAAATGAAGCTATTAGGAAAGTTCAATGTATACAATGTCCTTACAGCTATGGCTTGTCTGTATGCGAGGGGGATGGAAGTATCCAGACTGGTGGAAATTGTTCGCGACCTTCCACCTGTAAGTGGGAGAATGGAGAAGGTTGAAATGGATGCCCCCCTCTCCGTTTACATTGATTATGCACATACACCGGATGCAATCGAAAACGCCATTCAATCAGTCCTGCCGTTCAAGGAAAACAAAATCATTTTCCTCGTCGGAACAGGAGGAAATCGTGATAAGACAAAACGTCCTACCATGGCAGAAAAAGCATCACTTGCAGACTATGTCATCTTAACGACAGATGACCCGCGATATGAAGAGTACGATAGCATACTAAAAGATCTTGAAAAAGGAATGCAGCATGACCAGTACGCTTTAATCGGGGATCGTGCCGAAGCGGTTAAGCATGCAGTGGAGGTTAGTGAACCGGGGGATATTATCATCTTTGCCGGTAAGGGTCATGAGGATTATCAAATCATCGAAAATACGAAATATCCTCATAGTGACAAGGATATTGCGATAGAAGAAAGCAAGTTGAAGTACGGTATAACTGAATAATCTTAAACGGAGTAGCAGACCAATATGACAGATGTTGGTCTGCTTTTTTATATGTACATAGACGACTTTCTTAAACTTTGGTAAATTTAACTATATATTAAATGATGAGAGAATGAAGCTAATGAGATTTTCGTTGTACTTGAATGATTATGAAACAGAGAAGTTGTTTTCTACTTTGAGGTGGCTGTTTGTTGTGATCGCTACTCTTATATTTTACGTACCTCCCTTTTCTGATAATATCACTACCAATAAAGAGGTCTTTCCCTTTTTATTAGTATCCGGGGTCATCTATATGCTTGTGACTCAAATTGCACTTATTCGGGCCAGGGATGATAAAAGAAGTCTCCAATTCATCTTAAAGGCGGGGATAATGTTCGATTTCCTGGCATTAATCTGGCTGATGTTTTTATCAGAAGGGATACATAGTCCGCTTTACCCGATTTCAATATTGTTTGTCATGCATGCAACGATTTATTGGAGAACCAAAGGAGCCCTCATTTCCCTTGCTGTATTTAGCCTGGCATATCTTTTGATGGGGACCGTGACCGTCAACTTAAGCGAATTCCAACATTATTTCACTCTTTCTATTAATTTGTTTTTCCTTTGGATCATCGGTCTTTTTGGGGCGTTGATCATGCTACGGGAGCGTGCTCATTATGCGCAAAAGGAAGCCTATCATCATCTCGCCCATAGAGATTATTTGTCTGGCTTATTCAATCAGCTATCATTTCAGGAAAAGTTTAGAAAGAAACTGGATGAGAATGAATCCTTCACTATACTCCTTGGAGACATCGATGATTTCAAAAAAGTGAATGATGAATTAGGACATTTAACAGGGGATGAAGTCATTCGAAAGGTAGGGGAAGTTTTTCGTACCCTCTCTGAGATATATAAGGGACAGGCATTTCGATATGGAGGAGAAGAATTTGTCATCCTATTGCCTCATATGGATGACCATGTTATCCATCAGTTTTTAAAAGAGTTATACAGCC is a genomic window of Rossellomorea sp. y25 containing:
- a CDS encoding UDP-N-acetylmuramoyl-L-alanyl-D-glutamate--2,6-diaminopimelate ligase — protein: MITYNLLDSIKLKTIYGELPSEINEIHVDSRKVTEGSLFVCIRGYTVDGHDYAQMAVEKGATLIVAEKQLDIDLNHAALVVVKDSFKALAQLSNKYYDYPSQKLTVFGITGTNGKTTVSNLIHSILKKDSRSSALSGTIGFNLDGELLPSENTTCDNLTNQQMLQRAINRDIQNFTLEVSSHGLALGRLWGIDFDVVAFTNLSHDHLDYHGTMEHYGYAKGLLFSQLGQDLQDPKYVVLNADDEWYERYSYMTPHEVISYGLEGHADFKAEDVEYYNDLTKFTLASPEGNFKVEMKLLGKFNVYNVLTAMACLYARGMEVSRLVEIVRDLPPVSGRMEKVEMDAPLSVYIDYAHTPDAIENAIQSVLPFKENKIIFLVGTGGNRDKTKRPTMAEKASLADYVILTTDDPRYEEYDSILKDLEKGMQHDQYALIGDRAEAVKHAVEVSEPGDIIIFAGKGHEDYQIIENTKYPHSDKDIAIEESKLKYGITE
- a CDS encoding peptide MFS transporter — encoded protein: MNSSTLDNLPQGKKHPKGLYLLFFTELWERYSYYGMRALLVLYLTTAFVSGGLGVDPAKALSIYGIYTGSVYFTPIFGGWMTDRYIGLRRAITIGGITMACGDFLIFLTHSQTGLYAGLALLVIGNGFFKPNISTLVGELYPRNDKRKDAAFTIFYMGINLGALFAPLIAGFLAEDLFLKTLADGTMHYGFKWAFLASSIGMVTGQIIFSTLNNKYLGNVGLRPNKALAEEANENQNVPLSMKEKQRTRAILILACFVVFFWAGFEQAGSSFTLYTKNFIDREVFGYTIPVAWFQSVNPLFIVILAPILSSVWLKLSRSNRGDLNMTTKMGIGMILLGLGFMILIPAVMQTGSDEQNITMKANLLFIVFTYLLHTLGELFLSPVGLSLVSKVAPVKIASLLMGVWMAAIGVASLLAGQLASLTATLGYLEIFAVIGATAIILGLVLLAISKKLVLMMREENQT
- a CDS encoding GGDEF domain-containing protein, producing the protein MRFSLYLNDYETEKLFSTLRWLFVVIATLIFYVPPFSDNITTNKEVFPFLLVSGVIYMLVTQIALIRARDDKRSLQFILKAGIMFDFLALIWLMFLSEGIHSPLYPISILFVMHATIYWRTKGALISLAVFSLAYLLMGTVTVNLSEFQHYFTLSINLFFLWIIGLFGALIMLRERAHYAQKEAYHHLAHRDYLSGLFNQLSFQEKFRKKLDENESFTILLGDIDDFKKVNDELGHLTGDEVIRKVGEVFRTLSEIYKGQAFRYGGEEFVILLPHMDDHVIHQFLKELYSRLESLQPLPISMSFGQAETTEANDPEELIALADQRLYAAKKSGKRRTCLSNDELFTPSAV
- a CDS encoding M42 family metallopeptidase, giving the protein MNTYPDTKKTLQLIKELVEIPSPSGNTNKIMNFVEEYLSDLNVEMKRNRKGALIITLPGEDTERHRMLTAHVDALGAMVKEIKSDGRLRLSMIGGFRWNAVEGEYCQIETSSGRTYTGTILMHQTSVHVYKNAGEAKRDETNIEVRIDEKVGNAKEVRELGIEVGDFVSFDPRAEITESGFIKSRHLDDKASVGMLLCLIRQIKSEGIALPYTTHFLISNNEEIGYGGNSNIPDETVEYLAVDMGAIGDGQSTDEYTVSICAKDSSGPYHYELRKHLVSLAEENGIEYKVDIYPYYGSDASAAIRAGFDIVHGLIGAGIDASHAYERTHESSILNTEKLLWQYVQSKMVEE